The following proteins are encoded in a genomic region of Glycine max cultivar Williams 82 chromosome 18, Glycine_max_v4.0, whole genome shotgun sequence:
- the LOC102662096 gene encoding uncharacterized protein, which produces MKSLSSVGLGLSIIFGCLLLALVAEVYYLLWWKKRITNREIENNYGNPVKELFYMFCWKRPSSSSLRQTSFTPPELCSSMRIGDTLVHNPEQVQSQSGKDFVFKPFGEDGMDAEYMSQQDLLGPPRFLFTIVEESKEDLESDDGKFKCDKSGKGSRGRSLGDLLVVETPYMTPTTSPPFFTPPFTTPISPYNQRGFNPLFETATDAEFNRLKSSPPPKFKFLQEAEEKLRRKLQQDENKGNGDEVDGSFITIVVDKKTEREVNHQPRPPQYHSGTSQVLPLAS; this is translated from the coding sequence ATGAAATCCTTGAGTAGTGTAGGTCTTGGTCTCAGTATTATTTTTGGTTGCCTCTTGTTGGCTCTGGTAGCTGAGGTATACTATTTGCTATGGTGGAAGAAGAGGATAACCAACAGAGAGATTGAGAATAATTATGGCAACCCTGTGAAGGAGTTATTCTACATGTTTTGTTGGAAAAggccatcatcatcttctttgaGGCAAACAAGTTTCACTCCTCCTGAGCTTTGCTCTTCCATGAGAATTGGTGACACCCTTGTTCATAACCCAGAACAAGTTCAGTCTCAAAGTGGCAAGgactttgttttcaaacccttTGGGGAAGATGGCATGGATGCAGAATACATGAGCCAGCAGGACCTCTTAGGTCCTCCAAGATTCTTGTTCACCATAGTAGAAGAATCAAAGGAAGATTTAGAATCTGATGAtggcaaattcaaatgtgacAAGAGTGGAAAAGGTTCAAGGGGTAGAAGCTTGGGTGATTTGCTAGTTGTGGAGACACCATATATGACACCTACTACTTCTCCACCTTTCTTTACTCCTCCTTTCACTACTCCTATCAGTCCCTATAACCAGCGTGGATTCAATCCTCTATTTGAAACAGCAACTGATGCTGAGTTCAACAGATTAAAGTCCTCACCTCCTCCAAAATTCAAGTTCTTACAGGAAGCAGAAGAGAAGCTTAGAAGAAAACTACAACAGGATGAAAATAAGGGAAATGGAGATGAGGTTGATGGTTCTTTCATCACAATAGTTGTTGACAAGAAAACAGAAAGAGAGGTTAATCACCAGCCTCGTCCACCACAGTACCATTCAGGCACTTCACAGGTACTTCCCTTAGCATCTTGA